One stretch of Neosynechococcus sphagnicola sy1 DNA includes these proteins:
- a CDS encoding GTPase domain-containing protein, with the protein MAGRTGVGKSTLINAVFQGNFATTGQGRPVTQNTREIKKEEVPLSIFDTRGLEMAEFH; encoded by the coding sequence ATTGCTGGACGTACTGGTGTTGGTAAGAGTACGCTTATTAACGCGGTCTTCCAAGGAAATTTTGCAACTACCGGCCAAGGTCGTCCCGTTACTCAAAACACGAGAGAAATCAAGAAAGAAGAAGTTCCACTTTCCATTTTTGATACTCGCGGACTCGAAATGGCAGAGTTTCACTGA